From a region of the Pseudomonadales bacterium genome:
- a CDS encoding redoxin family protein — MRTYLKRIMLGFVTLFMAVSSAQASNLPEQLLREPIPLVTGKPVSLADFKGKKPVYLKFWATWCQPCRQQMPHFEHVQQTYGDEIQVIAVNVGINDDISSINEAVKEFGLTMPMALDASGDLAQAFRLIGTPYHLVFDKDMNLIHRGHEADSVLDSSLALVAQRQQAEILDSDVLVEKAADIPLDLNDGKIHALLFTATWCDWYWAETRPEAAQSCVQAQKAVNQLVEEHKDIAWQGVINRLWTGDEDLAEYLGKFAVKHPAAIDKSNRLFHQFAVHQLPELILVKDGKTVERISDFSVADPIRKQLQGIQAR, encoded by the coding sequence ATGCGCACATATCTCAAGCGAATCATGCTGGGCTTCGTGACCCTTTTCATGGCAGTCAGTAGTGCGCAGGCCAGCAACCTGCCCGAGCAACTGCTGCGCGAACCGATTCCTCTGGTGACCGGCAAACCGGTCAGCTTGGCGGATTTCAAAGGCAAAAAGCCGGTTTATTTGAAATTCTGGGCGACCTGGTGTCAGCCTTGCCGCCAGCAAATGCCTCACTTCGAGCATGTACAACAAACCTACGGTGATGAAATCCAGGTGATTGCCGTCAACGTCGGCATCAACGACGACATCAGCAGCATTAACGAAGCCGTCAAGGAATTTGGCCTGACCATGCCCATGGCACTGGATGCCAGTGGCGACCTGGCCCAGGCCTTCCGCCTGATTGGCACGCCCTACCATCTGGTGTTCGACAAGGATATGAACCTGATCCACCGAGGCCATGAAGCAGACTCCGTACTCGACAGCTCCCTGGCACTGGTAGCACAAAGACAGCAGGCCGAGATTCTGGACTCCGACGTACTGGTAGAAAAGGCGGCGGATATCCCGCTCGACCTGAACGACGGCAAGATCCACGCACTATTGTTCACCGCCACCTGGTGTGATTGGTACTGGGCAGAAACCCGCCCCGAAGCGGCACAAAGCTGCGTACAAGCACAAAAGGCCGTCAATCAGCTGGTTGAAGAGCATAAGGATATTGCCTGGCAGGGCGTCATCAACCGCTTGTGGACCGGTGACGAGGATCTGGCGGAGTACCTGGGCAAGTTTGCGGTGAAGCACCCCGCAGCCATCGACAAGAGCAACCGGCTGTTCCATCAGTTTGCGGTGCACCAGCTGCCCGAGCTGATCCTGGTCAAAGACGGCAAGACAGTTGAACGCATCTCTGATTTTTCTGTTGCGGACCCCATCCGCAAGCAACTGCAGGGCATCCAAGCCAGATAA
- a CDS encoding carboxymuconolactone decarboxylase family protein has protein sequence MTERVNLGKSAPALYQAVVELDRLASAALDRAGIAAGLSHLLRLRASQINQCAFCIRLHTRDALASGETADRVAVLPAWKETGYFSAKERAALELVERITLIADKQLPDAIYQQAATELSKEEISAVEWLAVIINAWNRIAIASHYSVRA, from the coding sequence ATGACCGAAAGAGTCAATCTTGGCAAGTCAGCACCTGCGTTGTATCAGGCAGTCGTCGAGCTTGACCGGCTGGCTTCTGCAGCGCTGGATCGCGCAGGTATTGCCGCCGGTTTGTCACATCTGTTGCGCCTGCGGGCATCCCAAATCAACCAGTGCGCTTTCTGTATCAGACTGCATACCCGTGATGCACTTGCCAGCGGTGAAACCGCTGACCGTGTAGCGGTATTGCCTGCATGGAAAGAGACCGGTTATTTCAGTGCCAAAGAACGTGCCGCACTGGAGCTGGTCGAGCGGATTACACTGATTGCCGACAAACAGCTACCCGATGCAATCTACCAGCAGGCTGCAACAGAGCTTTCCAAGGAAGAGATATCAGCTGTCGAATGGCTTGCCGTGATTATCAATGCATGGAATCGCATTGCCATTGCAAGCCATTACTCGGTTAGGGCATAG
- a CDS encoding cupin domain-containing protein, whose protein sequence is MKIKSLIAAAAAALILPVAVNVAAHEFNAGTVIPNFSADIPNIPGKSLIAVEVEFAPGQEGSPHTHANSAFIYAYVVSGAIESKVDDEETRVYHAGDSWSERPGALHSVSRNVSKTEPAKLLAVFVVDTDDKELVKPMK, encoded by the coding sequence ATGAAAATCAAAAGCCTGATTGCTGCTGCAGCTGCAGCCCTCATTCTGCCCGTTGCTGTCAATGTGGCGGCACATGAATTTAATGCAGGCACAGTGATACCCAATTTTTCCGCTGACATCCCCAATATTCCGGGCAAGTCGCTGATTGCCGTAGAGGTTGAGTTTGCTCCTGGTCAGGAAGGCTCTCCACACACCCACGCGAACTCGGCGTTCATCTATGCCTATGTGGTTTCAGGGGCTATCGAATCCAAGGTGGATGACGAAGAAACCCGCGTTTACCACGCAGGTGATAGCTGGTCCGAGCGTCCTGGTGCCCTGCATTCCGTCAGCCGCAACGTAAGTAAAACCGAACCGGCCAAGCTGCTGGCCGTGTTTGTTGTCGATACCGATGACAAGGAGCTGGTTAAGCCCATGAAATAA
- a CDS encoding NAD(P)H-binding protein: MTEHNSKRIFLAGASGAIGRLLAPMLRAHGWTVLGTTRSAAKLPMLQELGIDGVVADVFDADKLRDIVSGFKPDVVIHQLTDLPLGLDESQMEAALARNARLRDEGTRNLVAAAVAGGAKRMIAQSIAFVYDQSEQPHLEDAPLVPSSHPQFGETADAVRSLERQVVEAPLEGLVLRYGLLYGEGTGFDAAIAPCSVHVAAAARAAELAVTKGETGIYNCADDDGTVSIKKARQQLGWEPVSR, encoded by the coding sequence ATGACTGAACATAACAGCAAACGGATTTTTCTGGCCGGGGCGTCCGGCGCCATCGGACGCCTGCTGGCTCCCATGTTGCGAGCCCACGGCTGGACCGTATTGGGCACGACCCGTTCCGCCGCCAAGCTGCCTATGCTGCAAGAGCTGGGCATTGACGGCGTAGTGGCAGACGTTTTTGATGCGGACAAGCTGCGCGATATCGTCAGCGGGTTCAAACCCGACGTGGTGATCCACCAACTGACCGACTTGCCGCTGGGGTTGGACGAGAGTCAGATGGAAGCGGCCTTGGCACGCAACGCTCGTTTGCGCGATGAAGGAACACGCAATCTGGTAGCCGCGGCAGTTGCAGGCGGAGCCAAGCGCATGATCGCGCAGAGTATTGCCTTTGTTTACGACCAGAGCGAGCAGCCGCATCTGGAGGATGCCCCCCTGGTGCCCTCCAGCCACCCGCAGTTTGGCGAAACTGCAGACGCAGTGCGCAGCCTGGAGCGACAGGTAGTTGAAGCGCCACTGGAAGGTCTGGTGCTGCGCTACGGCTTGCTGTACGGTGAAGGAACCGGCTTTGATGCTGCCATTGCACCGTGTTCAGTGCATGTGGCTGCTGCTGCCAGAGCTGCCGAGCTGGCAGTTACCAAAGGTGAAACCGGCATTTACAACTGTGCTGATGATGACGGGACCGTCAGTATCAAAAAGGCACGACAGCAACTGGGCTGGGAGCCTGTATCCCGCTAA
- a CDS encoding Rrf2 family transcriptional regulator, which translates to MPHIGTGVEYALHCLLWLAESGDQQPSSRDLADIQGVSPSYVAKIFSRLTKAGVVTSSEGIRGGYRLSRSPEKISVLEVTDAIEGNNPLFDCKEIRGDCALFEDGQPEWACSGVCGIHAVMLRAEKAMRAELAKTSLASLVTGMAKKGMPETFGNEAQVWFAGRQQSRESARLDAMQSQLARRRAKGGHGKGRKAAANG; encoded by the coding sequence ATGCCGCATATCGGAACCGGCGTGGAATACGCCCTGCACTGCTTGCTCTGGCTGGCTGAATCCGGCGACCAGCAGCCCAGCAGCCGTGACCTGGCCGACATCCAAGGGGTTTCCCCCAGCTACGTGGCAAAAATTTTTTCCCGTTTGACAAAGGCCGGTGTTGTCACGTCCAGCGAAGGCATCCGGGGCGGCTACCGGCTGTCGCGCAGCCCGGAGAAGATCAGCGTGCTGGAGGTGACGGATGCCATTGAAGGCAACAATCCGTTATTCGATTGCAAGGAAATTCGTGGCGACTGCGCGTTGTTCGAAGACGGACAACCGGAATGGGCATGCAGCGGAGTCTGTGGAATTCACGCGGTCATGCTCAGGGCGGAAAAGGCCATGCGTGCCGAGTTGGCCAAAACCAGCCTGGCCTCGCTGGTCACCGGCATGGCCAAAAAGGGTATGCCGGAAACTTTCGGCAACGAGGCGCAGGTTTGGTTTGCCGGTCGACAGCAGTCGCGTGAATCTGCGCGGCTGGATGCCATGCAAAGCCAGCTGGCCAGGAGGCGGGCTAAAGGTGGACATGGCAAGGGACGAAAAGCGGCCGCTAACGGCTGA
- a CDS encoding catalase — protein sequence MSNDDKKLTTVAGCPVIDNQNVMTAGKRGPQLLQDVWFLEKLAHFDREVIPERRMHAKGSGAYGTFTVTQDITQYTRARLFGQIGRKTDLFVRFSTVAGERGAADAERDIRGFAIKFYTEEGNWDLAGNNTPVFFLRDPLKFPDLNHAVKRDPRTNLRSARNNWDFWTLLPEALHQVTIVMSDRGIPASYRHMHGFGSHTFSFINARNERYWVKFHFRTQQGIKNMTDADAEAAVGKNRETHQQDLYEAIERGEFPKWTMYVQVMPETDAEKVPYHPFDLSKVWPHKDYPLIEVGVMELNRNPDNYFAEVEQAAFNPANVVPGIGFSPDKMLQGRLFSYGDAQRYRLGVNHGMIPVNAARCPAHSYHRDGLMRVDGNFGGTPGYEPNSYGEWQEQPDFREPPLKIDGSADHWNFREDDDDYYTQPRALFRLMTPAQQQLLFENTARAMGDAPEAIKRRHIANCSKCDPAYGEGVARALGMAAN from the coding sequence ATGAGCAATGACGACAAGAAACTGACCACGGTGGCCGGATGCCCGGTCATCGACAACCAGAACGTGATGACGGCCGGCAAGCGGGGCCCGCAGTTGCTGCAGGACGTCTGGTTTCTGGAAAAACTCGCGCATTTCGATCGCGAGGTGATCCCCGAGCGCCGCATGCACGCCAAGGGCTCAGGGGCCTACGGCACCTTTACGGTCACCCAAGACATCACGCAATACACCCGCGCAAGGCTGTTCGGCCAGATTGGCAGGAAAACCGATCTCTTCGTGCGCTTCTCGACGGTTGCGGGTGAGCGCGGTGCAGCGGATGCGGAGCGCGATATCCGTGGTTTCGCCATCAAGTTCTATACCGAGGAGGGGAACTGGGATCTGGCCGGCAACAATACACCGGTATTCTTCCTGCGTGACCCGCTGAAATTTCCCGACCTGAACCACGCGGTCAAGCGCGATCCGCGCACCAACCTGCGCAGCGCGAGGAACAACTGGGATTTCTGGACACTGTTGCCGGAGGCGCTGCACCAGGTGACCATCGTCATGTCCGACCGTGGCATCCCGGCCAGCTACCGCCACATGCACGGTTTCGGCTCGCATACCTTCAGCTTCATCAACGCCAGGAACGAGCGCTACTGGGTCAAGTTCCATTTCAGGACCCAGCAGGGCATCAAGAACATGACCGATGCCGATGCCGAGGCGGCCGTCGGCAAGAACCGCGAGACGCATCAGCAGGATCTGTATGAAGCCATCGAACGCGGCGAGTTCCCGAAGTGGACGATGTATGTGCAGGTGATGCCGGAAACCGATGCGGAGAAGGTGCCCTACCATCCCTTCGACCTGAGCAAGGTATGGCCACACAAGGACTACCCGCTGATCGAAGTGGGTGTCATGGAGCTGAATCGCAATCCGGACAACTATTTTGCCGAAGTCGAGCAGGCAGCCTTCAATCCGGCCAACGTCGTCCCGGGCATTGGCTTCTCGCCCGACAAGATGCTGCAAGGCCGACTGTTTTCGTATGGCGATGCGCAGCGTTACCGGCTCGGTGTCAATCACGGCATGATTCCGGTCAATGCGGCTCGCTGCCCTGCACACAGCTATCACCGGGATGGTCTGATGCGCGTGGATGGCAACTTCGGCGGCACGCCGGGCTACGAGCCGAATAGCTACGGAGAGTGGCAGGAGCAGCCGGACTTCCGCGAGCCACCGCTGAAGATTGACGGCAGTGCCGATCACTGGAATTTCCGCGAGGATGACGACGATTACTACACCCAGCCGCGCGCGCTGTTTCGTCTGATGACGCCGGCACAGCAGCAGTTGCTGTTCGAGAACACGGCCCGTGCGATGGGTGATGCACCTGAAGCGATCAAGCGCCGCCATATCGCCAACTGCAGCAAGTGTGATCCTGCCTATGGCGAGGGTGTTGCCCGCGCATTGGGCATGGCGGCGAACTGA
- a CDS encoding NADP-dependent isocitrate dehydrogenase has protein sequence MSPTPSTIIYTLTDEAPALATASLLPILSAFAGVAGVTVESSDISVAGRILAQFPERLTETQRVPDNLAALGELSLRPEANIIKLPNISASVAQLKEAIAELQEKGYRIPDFPENPQTDDEKDIRARYNRCIGSAVNPVLRQGNSDRRAPKAVKEYARKHPHQMAEWSQASRSHVSHMMDGDFYSGEKSMTLDRARNVKMELITKSGKTIVLKPKVALQDREVIDSMFMSKKKLLEFYERQIDDAYKTGVMFSLHVKATMMKVSHPIVFGHCVRMFYKDAFAKHAKVLDELGVNVNNGMVDLYNKIAVLPKSVQDEIRADIHACHAHRPELAMVDSDKGITNFHSPSDVIVDASMPAMIRNGGKMYGADGRLKDVKAVMPESTFARIYQEMLNFCKWHGAFDPRTMGTVPNVGLMAQQAEEYGSHDKTFEIPEDGVANITDLDTGEVLMGQNVEAGDIWRMCQVKDAPIRDWVKLAVTRARQSGMPVVFWLDPYRPHENQLITKVRTYLREHDTTGLDIQIMSQVRAMRYTLERVIRGLDTISATGNILRDYLTDLFPIMELGTSAKMLSIVPLMAGGGMYETGAGGSAPKHVEQLLEENHLRWDSLGEFLALAVSLEDLGHKDGNTRAGILARTLDTATGKLLEKDKSPRRRTGELDNRGSHFYLTLYWAQALAEQTDDAALATRFKPLAETLTRNEDRIVQELAAVQGKAADIGGYYKVDPVRVEAVMRPSQTFNDALASLQA, from the coding sequence ATGAGCCCTACGCCGTCGACCATCATCTACACCCTGACCGACGAAGCGCCGGCACTGGCCACGGCTTCGTTGCTGCCGATCCTGAGCGCCTTTGCAGGCGTAGCCGGCGTCACGGTCGAAAGCAGCGATATCTCGGTGGCCGGGCGCATCCTGGCGCAGTTTCCCGAGCGGCTGACCGAAACACAGCGGGTGCCGGACAATCTCGCAGCGCTGGGAGAGCTTAGCCTCAGGCCCGAAGCCAACATCATCAAGCTGCCCAACATCAGCGCCTCGGTGGCACAGCTCAAGGAGGCCATCGCCGAGCTGCAGGAAAAGGGGTACAGGATCCCCGATTTTCCGGAAAACCCGCAGACGGACGACGAAAAGGACATTCGCGCACGCTACAACCGCTGCATAGGCAGTGCCGTCAACCCGGTGCTGCGCCAGGGCAACTCCGACCGCCGCGCACCGAAGGCCGTGAAGGAGTACGCCCGCAAGCATCCGCACCAGATGGCCGAGTGGAGCCAGGCATCGCGCAGCCACGTCTCGCACATGATGGATGGCGATTTCTACAGCGGCGAGAAATCGATGACGCTGGACCGTGCCCGCAACGTGAAAATGGAGCTGATCACGAAGAGCGGCAAGACCATCGTGCTCAAGCCCAAGGTCGCACTGCAGGATCGCGAAGTCATCGACTCGATGTTCATGAGCAAGAAAAAGCTGCTCGAGTTCTACGAAAGGCAGATCGACGACGCGTACAAGACGGGCGTGATGTTCTCGCTGCACGTCAAGGCGACGATGATGAAGGTATCGCACCCGATCGTGTTCGGCCACTGCGTGCGCATGTTCTACAAGGACGCGTTCGCCAAGCACGCCAAGGTGCTCGATGAACTCGGCGTGAACGTGAACAACGGCATGGTCGACCTCTACAACAAGATCGCCGTGCTGCCGAAGAGCGTACAGGACGAGATCCGCGCCGACATCCACGCCTGCCATGCGCACCGCCCCGAGCTGGCCATGGTGGATTCCGACAAGGGCATCACGAACTTCCATTCACCCAGCGACGTGATCGTCGACGCGTCGATGCCGGCGATGATCAGGAACGGCGGCAAGATGTACGGCGCCGACGGGCGCCTGAAGGACGTCAAGGCAGTGATGCCCGAGAGCACATTCGCGCGCATCTACCAGGAGATGCTCAATTTCTGCAAATGGCATGGAGCCTTTGATCCGCGCACGATGGGGACCGTGCCCAACGTCGGTCTGATGGCGCAGCAGGCCGAGGAATACGGCAGCCACGACAAGACCTTCGAGATTCCCGAGGACGGCGTCGCCAACATCACCGACCTGGATACCGGCGAAGTCCTGATGGGCCAGAACGTCGAGGCCGGCGACATCTGGCGCATGTGCCAGGTCAAGGACGCCCCGATCCGCGACTGGGTCAAGCTCGCGGTGACGCGCGCACGCCAGTCGGGCATGCCGGTGGTGTTCTGGCTCGACCCGTACCGCCCGCACGAGAACCAGCTGATCACCAAGGTCCGGACCTATCTGCGTGAACACGACACCACTGGCCTCGACATCCAGATCATGAGCCAGGTGCGTGCCATGCGCTACACGCTGGAGCGCGTCATTCGTGGCCTGGACACGATCAGCGCCACCGGCAACATCCTGCGTGACTACCTGACCGACCTGTTCCCGATCATGGAGCTGGGCACCAGTGCCAAGATGCTGTCGATCGTGCCGCTGATGGCCGGCGGAGGCATGTACGAAACAGGCGCGGGCGGCTCGGCACCCAAGCATGTGGAGCAACTGCTGGAGGAAAACCACCTGCGCTGGGATTCGCTGGGAGAATTCCTGGCGCTCGCGGTGAGTCTCGAGGATCTGGGACACAAGGACGGCAACACCCGTGCCGGCATCCTCGCCAGGACCCTGGATACGGCTACCGGCAAGCTGCTGGAAAAGGACAAGAGTCCACGGCGGCGCACCGGCGAGCTGGACAACCGCGGCAGCCACTTCTACCTCACGCTGTACTGGGCGCAGGCACTGGCCGAGCAGACCGATGATGCCGCGCTGGCCACCCGCTTCAAACCGCTGGCCGAGACGCTCACGCGCAACGAAGACCGGATCGTGCAGGAACTGGCCGCGGTGCAGGGCAAGGCGGCCGACATCGGTGGCTACTACAAGGTCGACCCGGTCCGGGTCGAGGCAGTGATGCGCCCGAGCCAGACCTTCAACGACGCGCTGGCGTCGCTGCAGGCCTGA